The Salvia splendens isolate huo1 chromosome 21, SspV2, whole genome shotgun sequence genome includes a window with the following:
- the LOC121783277 gene encoding uncharacterized protein At1g65710-like, which produces MGSCFSKKNVCASSPPPAALPDPPEKLKSEAAQPEKKEETVVKKEIFIIKHRKSHEVERQRPEPEEKAEVKKVDEFVEKGKNANGLDGGVGGGAAAVRTLSCTKEEVDAILIQCGRLSRSSSTGKAGLSAESGGRKYSGSKRSYDFDNDSRRGDDNNADGDDEAVARERENRRRERRLSQGRRRTPSRERDQAAHQRSGSRERSGSGGGRRVSRSPGRRSESPITTHSGTNSNSSAANANPRPRKLISVPAMAMEKSTNAGGEAAAAVKRIQVKRNAGGDAARTAASPRARSPARLRAQNDNQNQQQPISLSRSNSRKAEHSPYRRNPLSEIDTNIISQVAPPQKLANAEQKTAGNNGGGVNVIPPAVTRTRSSRLSRDLDINPETLTNPNSSYTALLLEDIHNFHQNNAPPASFPVPPCVTKACSILEAVADLNSSTASNLSTTEQIKARKAKQDPILESEIVGSDDLMQPSFHKYVTVRRGAGDDEDLEEQESSGSNSFVGSQQQWACSSSWEPNSAESTRSVGYQRHTAASESARVVDEGSKKLAATKNNGIGRARIASRVSHTVASSA; this is translated from the exons AAGAAGAATGTATGCGCTTCTTCTCCGCCTCCGGCGGCGCTTCCCGACCCACCAGAAAAGCTCAAATCCGAAGCTGCTCAACcggagaagaaagaagaaacgGTTGTAAAGAAAGAGATTTTCATAATCAAACACCGCAAAAGCCACGAGGTCGAGAGGCAGAGGCCGGAGCCGGAAGAGAAGGCCGAGGTGAAAAAGGTCGACGAATTTGTCGAAAAGGGCAAGAATGCCAACGGTTTAGACGGCGGCGTTGGCGGAGGAGCGGCGGCGGTGAGGACTTTGAGCTGCACTAAGGAAGAGGTGGACGCTATTTTGATACAATGCGGCCGCCTCAGCCGGAGCTCCTCCACCGGGAAGGCCGGCCTCTCAGCGGAGAGCGGCGGGAGGAAGTATTCGGGGTCGAAGAGGAGTTACGACTTCGACAACGACAGCAGGAGAGGCGACGACAACAATGCTGATGGAGACGATGAGGCTGTggcgagggagagggagaatcggCGGAGGGAGCGCCGCCTGTCTCAGGGGCGGCGGAGGACGCCTAGCAGGGAGAGGGACCAGGCGGCGCATCAGCGCTCCGGAAGCCGGGAAAGgagcggcagcggcggcgggagGCGGGTGAGCAGATCTCCCGGTAGAAGATCTGAATCCCCAATCACTACACACAGTGGGACTAATTCCAACTCCTCGGCCGCGAATGCTAATCCCCGGCCAAGGAAGCTGATTTCTGTGCCGGCAATGGCGATGGAGAAGAGCACTAATGCCGGCGGTGAGGCTGCGGCGGCCGTTAAAAGGATTCAAGTGAAGAGAAACGCGGGAGGAGATGCGGCGAGAACGGCTGCCTCTCCTCGAGCAAGATCTCCGGCGAGGTTGAGAGCTCAGAACGATAATCAGAACCAGCAGCAGCCGATTTCTCTTAGCCGGAGCAATTCAAGGAAAGCAGAGCACTCTCCTTACCGGAGAAATCCTCTTTCCGAGATCGACACCAACATCATTTCACAG GTAGCGCCACCGCAGAAATTAGCAAACGCAGAGCAGAAAACAGCCGGCAACAATGGCGGCGGGGTAAACGTGATTCCCCCGGCCGTTACGCGGACCCGTTCCTCACGCCTATCTCGAGATCTCGACATCAATCCTGAAACCCTAACAAACCCTAACTCATCCTACACAGCACTTCTGCTTGAAGACATCCACAATTTCCACCAAAACAACGCTCCGCCGGCGTCGTTTCCTGTGCCGCCGTGCGTGACCAAAGCATGTTCCATCCTGGAAGCCGTCGCCGATCTCAACTCCAGCACGGCGTCGAATCTGTCGACGACGGAGCAAATCAAGGCGAGGAAGGCGAAGCAGGATCCAATTTTGGAATCGGAGATCGTAGGGAGCGATGACCTAATGCAGCCTAGCTTCCACAAATACGTGACGGTTAGGAGGGGCGCCGGAGACGACGAAGACTTGGAAGAGCAGGAATCCTCCGGCAGCAACAGCTTCGTGGGAAGCCAGCAGCAGTGGGCGTGCTCTTCAAGCTGGGAGCCTAATTCGGCAGAATCGACGAGGTCGGTGGGGTATCAGAGGCACACAGCGGCGTCGGAGTCGGCGAGAGTAGTTGATGAAGGCAGCAAGAAACTAGCTGCTACAAAGAATAATGGAATTGGAAGGGCAAGAATTGCGAGTCGAGTTTCGCATACTGTTGCTTCTTCAGCATAG
- the LOC121785415 gene encoding sm-like protein LSM8, whose protein sequence is MATGAGLETLVDQTISVITNDGRNIVGILKGFDQATNIILDESHERVYSTKEGVQQLVLGLYIIRGDNISIVGELDEELDASLDLSKLRAHPLKPVIH, encoded by the exons ATGGCAACTGGGGCTGGACTTGAGACTCTTGTTGATC AGACAATTTCAGTTATCACAAATGATGGGCGGAATATTGTG GGAATTCTGAAAGGTTTCGATCAAGCTACCAACATAATTCTTGATGAGTCTCATGAACGGGTGTACTCCACAAAG GAAGGTGTACAGCAACTCGTGTTGGGTCTCTACATCATTCGCGGTGATAACAT AAGCATTGTCGGAGAGTTAGATGAAGAGCTAGATGCAAGCTTGGACTTATCGAAACTTAGAGCACATCCTTTGAAGCCGGTCATCCACTGA
- the LOC121783682 gene encoding NDR1/HIN1-like protein 6, producing the protein MADHQRIHPVDPEAGPPPKPTAPLVGRGSYRSEQGDPERPMHRTIPYAPMKPPKRRGSCFKKCLCWTLALIIIQIILIGILAAIIYFVFDPKIPKYSVDAMGITELTTNVDNSLSATFNVNITARNPNKKIGIYYEGGSHLSVWYTGTKLCEGSLPKFYQGHRNTTLLSLVLTGQTQDASGLVASLDAQRQTGNIPLNLRATVPVRIKLGSLKLMKWKFLVRCRVNVDSVAQNNAIRIRDSSCRFRFRL; encoded by the coding sequence ATGGCCGATCATCAAAGAATCCACCCGGTAGACCCCGAGGCCGGGCCTCCCCCGAAACCCACCGCCCCACTCGTCGGGCGAGGCTCGTACCGGTCGGAGCAGGGAGACCCGGAGAGGCCGATGCACCGCACGATACCCTACGCGCCGATGAAGCCGCCAAAGAGGAGGGGCAGCTGCTTCAAGAAGTGCTTGTGCTGGACACTAGCCCTCATCATCATCCAAATCATACTAATTGGCATACTAGCTGCCATAATATACTTTGTATTCGACccgaaaataccgaaatacTCGGTCGACGCCATGGGGATCACCGAGTTGACCACCAACGTCGACAACAGCCTGTCCGCGACGTTCAACGTCAACATCACCGCGAGGAACCCCAACAAGAAGATCGGAATATACTACGAGGGCGGGAGCCATCTGAGCGTGTGGTACACGGGCACGAAGCTGTGCGAAGGGTCGCTGCCCAAATTCTACCAGGGCCATCGCAACACGACACTCCTCAGCCTCGTGCTCACGGGCCAGACGCAGGATGCATCCGGCCTGGTGGCCTCGCTGGATGCGCAGCGCCAGACCGGGAACATCCCGTTGAACCTCAGGGCCACGGTGCCGGTGAGGATCAAGCTGGGGAGCTTGAAGCTGATGAAGTGGAAGTTCTTGGTGAGGTGCAGGGTTAATGTTGACAGTGTGGCTCAGAATAATGCAATCAGGATCAGAGACAGCAGCTGTAGATTTAGGTTCCGGCTTtga